ACAATGTCGTGAATGAATCGCATCGGGCGATTCGCCACCGATTCGGGCAGTCTCGTAGGGATTGACGCACGCATGGCCCAGGTGAATCGACGCATCCTGCCCGGCTTCGGCATCAGCTTGGGCTTTACCTTGATGTACCTCACCGTCCTGGTCGGCATTCCCTTGCTGGCCTGTGTGGTGCGGGTGTCGTCGATGGCCCCAAGCGAATTTTGGAACGTCGTTTGGAACGATCCCCGAGTGCGCTCCGCGTATCTGCTGACGTTCGGCGCATCGTTCGTGGCCGCCCTCATTTCGGTGGTCATCGGCCTGTTGATCGGCTGGGTGTTGGTACGCTACGAATTTCCCGGCAAACGCTTCTTCGATGCCCTGGTCGATCTCCCATTCGCGCTGCCAACCGCCGTCGCGGGGTTGGTGTTTAGCAATCTGTATGTGCCAACCGGATTCTTGGGCCAATTCCTGACCCCACTGGGAATCGAACTTTCGTATTCCCGACCGGGGATTGTGTTGGTGTTGGTCTTCATCGGCTTTCCCTTCGTGGTCCGAACTGTCCAGCCTGTGTTGGAAAGTCTGGATGCCGAAACCGAGGAAGCCGCCGCCGCCTTGGGTGCGAATCGCTGGCAGACGTTCTGCAAAGTCATCTTCCCGTCGATTCTGCCGGCATTGGTGACGGGATTCGCTCTCGCCTTTGCCCGCGCCTTGGGCGAATACGGCTCGGTAGTGTTTATCTCGGGGAATCTGCCGTTCAAAACCGAAATCGCCCCCGTGCTGGTGGTCGAGCAATTGGAAGCGTTCCGCTATCAGGCCGCCACGGCGATTGCGCTGGTGCTGCTGATCGCGTCCTTTGCGACGCTGGTAATCATTAACTGGCTGGAACGTCGTTCTCGCCGCTTCGAAGATGGCCGCTAAGTCGAGGATGATTGGTCATGGCCGCTCCTGGTTCTTCCATGCCACCGGCACACTCCGCCCGACGCGACCCCGCCTGGGTCCGCTGGCTGCTCACCACCCTGGCCGTTGGGGTGCTGACCGTGCTGGTGGTCATCCCCGTGATCTGCGTCTTCGTCGAAGCGTTCTCCCGTGGGGTGGGAACGTACCTGAAGAACATCTTCTTGGATCCGGACAATCGCAATGCGATTCTGCTGACACTGACCGTCGCGCCGATTGCGGTCTGCTGCAATGTGTTGTTCGGCCTGGCGGCGGCGTGGGCGATTGTGCGCTTTCGCTTTCCCGGTCGCACCTTGCTGACGGCGATGATCGATCTGCCGTTCGCCATTTCGCCCGTGGTTGCCGGACTCATGTTCGTGTTACTGTTCGGCGATCTCGGCTACTTCGGGCCGTGGCTGAAGCAGAATGGCATTCAAATTCTCTTCTCCACTCCCGGATTAATTCTGGCGACGACCTTTGTGACGCTGCCGTTCGTCGCCCGCGAATTGATTCCGCTGATGGAGGCGATTGGCCCCGATGAAGAACTCGCCGCGCTCAGCCTGGGAGCAAATTCCTGGCAGATCTTCTGGCGGGTGACCATTCCCAACATTCGCTGGGCATTGCTGTACGGCATCATTCTCTGCAATGCTCGCGCCATGGGGGAATACGGGGCAGTCTACGTCGTCTCGGGGCGGATCGACGGAGCGACCAATACCATGCCCCTGCAAGTGGGCACCCTCTTTGATGGGTTGAATACTCCGGGAGCGTTCGCGCTGGCATCGGTGCTGACAATGCTGGCTGCCGTGACGCTGGTCATTAAGGTGGGCGTCGAGCGACTCGCGCGGCAACAGGTGCAAGAAGCCAAGGCCAAGCAGACGGCGCAGATCAAGGAATAATCGCATGAGTATCGCTGCTCTGGATGTCTGCAAACGATTCGGTGCCTACAACGCGCTCGACCATGTCACCGTCGAGGCACCATCCGGCGAACTGCTCGCCCTGCTGGGCCCCAGTGGATCGGGTAAGACGACGCTGCTGCGGATCATCGCCGGGCTAGAAGTCCCCGATTCCGGCAGCATTCGCTATGCCGACGAGGAAGTCACCAACGCATCGGCACGCGATCGCGGCGTCGGGTTCGTCTTCCAGCATTACGCGCTGTTTCGGCACATGACCGTGTTCGAAAATGTCGCCTTTGGACTGCGAGTCCGCAAATGGCCGGAACAGAAAGTCCGCAATCGCGTGATGGAACTGCTGGAGTTGGTGCGACTGCAGGAATTGGCCCACCGATACCCCTCGCAGCTTTCCGGCGGGCAGAAACAACGCATCGCGCTGGTGCGATCACTGGCCCCTCAGCCGAAAGTGCTGCTGCTGGATGAACCGTTCGGCGCGCTCGATGCCAAGGTGCGGCTGGAACTGCGTGGCTGGTTGCGGCGTTTTCACGATGAGCTGCATGTTACCAGCATCTTTGTCACGCACGACCAGGAAGAAGCCTTTGAGGTGGCCGACCGAATCGTCATCATGAATCGCGGTCGAGTCGAGCAATCTGGCACGCCCGCCGAAGTGTTCGAGCATCCCGCCAATGCCTTCGTGATGGACTTCCTGGGCAACGTCAACATCTTCCCCAGCCATCTGTTCGGCGAAGCGCACCCCGCACTGGCCAGCAGCAACGGCAACGGCTCGCATCGGGACAGCGGCAGCCTGCAATTGTATGTCCGCCCGCACGAGTTGAGCATTCATCGCGGCCCGGTCAACGGCGGCTCACTGCCCGCGCGGATTGTCCACATCAACCCCGCCGGGTCGGTGGTCAAGGTGCGACTCGTCGCCGAATCATTCGGGTTGGTGGTCAATGTCGATGTCGAGCGCGACCGATTTGTCGAACTCGGACTGATGACCGGCGAGAATGTCCACATCAGCCCCCGCAAGGTGCGAGCCTTCACCCCCGATTATGCCATCTGAGCGACCCATACCCCGCAATCGCCATCGGAGGTGGTGAATCATCACGAAGCGAAGCGGGGGTTTGTGGTGGTGCCGCGACACTGGGTGGTCGAGCAGACGTTCGGTTGGTTGCAACGATTCCAACTCGCACGAGATCACGAACGTCTGACGGAATCCCAGATGGAGCGGCATTGGCTCGCCGTTCTCATGTTGCTGGGCACGTAGTTCGGTTTCCATATTCAATAACCGACTCTCAATCCGTTCAAGGAGCTCCTCGACCCGCTTATACACGGGATGTCGGTCTGCACCAAAAGTCCTTGTGGGCGAGGGGTTTTGGATTTACGGCGGTTGGTGCTTGTTGGGCAAAATGGCTCTATTTTCCACTGTTTCCATAAAATTGGAGCCACAACTGGTCCACCGCCGAATGGCTGGACAACCAGCGGTTCAGACGAGATTCAGCATGGCAAACTCACCCGCAAGTAGCTGGATCGCCGCGTTGTGGGCAAGGGCAGTTTCGAGCCTGATCAGGATGCATCGAGAACGCTAGTGCTGCGACCTTACATCCGATGATTCATCCGGTACTCGTCGAACCGAACTTGCCGATGATTATCAGACAAAACACCATCAGAACATCAAATATATGCGAGGATGAAGGGCATGAAGAAGGGGGTAAACTCTGGTTCACGAAAAGGATTTGCGATCTGCTATTTCCGCGAGCGAAGGTTCAGCAACGAGCGGCTGATCGAACTTGCGGAGAAGTCTGTCCCATTTCAGCGTCGTTTGTTGGAGCAGATCAAGTTCGCCTCCACTTCTCTCGTCGGCAACCCCTTCCCAAAGACTTGGGAAGCCATGCGGGCACCCCGCCTCGAGAACGTCCTAGGCACCCCTGACCTAGCGATTCCTTGGTCGATCGCGAAGATCACCGCTAACCGCGACCGGCTGAATCCCGCGTTGCAGTTGCGAAGGAAAATGGAGCACGTTCTTATCGAGGGTCGACCGGCAGAGTGCGAAGACCTGATAGAGGAGTTCGAGAAGGGCTGGGGATGCTCGCTCTGGTCCTTGGACTTACGTTTCGTGGCCGCCCAATTCGCCAGAGGGTTCCACGGCAATCGCACAGTGTTGAATTACTTCGCAGATTCCTGCAGCAACGAGTGGATTCACCTCCTGGCGCAGAACAGCAGCTTTCGGGCGCTTCTAAATATTTCGACTCGCGAGTACCTCGAAACCGTCGGGGTAATGATTCCCCAGCTCGGGTCAGATGAGCTATCGAGCTACGTACTGGATTACGTGAAATACCGGCTCAACGACGACATTCCTTCGACCGAGACCGGCATCGCCAATGTGCTCCATTTTGAGTCGCGACACGCGATGATCGATCTCTACGATACTGCGGTGAAGATCCTCTCGCGAACCCTTCGCGGCACTAGCGGCCGAAACGTCCGGGACGCGGTCCGCCACCTCGCAAGAGACATCAGCGGCGACAGGCTTGCCGGTCTGGCGGCTGTAGCGACCGAGAGAATCGAGGGAGAGTGCCACGAAGGGCGGGCTCTCTACGACTGTCTGGAGCGACTCTCGCAGGGTGATTACGCGGGCTGTCTCGCAAGTGGCCTCGGTGAACTGCGGCAGGACCCGACCGAGTTGATCTGGTTCGACCTCGTCGCGACAGCCGCGGTGGGATGCCGCTCAGTCTGCCCGCTTGTGTTCCCGGTTGAAGCCCCCGGACAGTTGGTGCTCAGCGGCCTATATGACTGGTACTCGGCGAGAACCTTCCGGAGGCAGTCAATCGAGGAACTGCGGCGACTGTCCCGCGCCCTCAGACCGACGCACCTCGGGGCGGCACTCGCAGAATTCGTTGCTTTGTTTGATCAGCAGCAGTCGGCGTTGGGCCGAGATTGCATTGGCTTGCTGGCGTGCTCATGGCCGATCCCCCAGTTCGCATACGGCTACGTA
This DNA window, taken from Tuwongella immobilis, encodes the following:
- the cysT gene encoding sulfate ABC transporter permease subunit CysT, whose product is MAQVNRRILPGFGISLGFTLMYLTVLVGIPLLACVVRVSSMAPSEFWNVVWNDPRVRSAYLLTFGASFVAALISVVIGLLIGWVLVRYEFPGKRFFDALVDLPFALPTAVAGLVFSNLYVPTGFLGQFLTPLGIELSYSRPGIVLVLVFIGFPFVVRTVQPVLESLDAETEEAAAALGANRWQTFCKVIFPSILPALVTGFALAFARALGEYGSVVFISGNLPFKTEIAPVLVVEQLEAFRYQAATAIALVLLIASFATLVIINWLERRSRRFEDGR
- the cysW gene encoding sulfate ABC transporter permease subunit CysW; the encoded protein is MAAPGSSMPPAHSARRDPAWVRWLLTTLAVGVLTVLVVIPVICVFVEAFSRGVGTYLKNIFLDPDNRNAILLTLTVAPIAVCCNVLFGLAAAWAIVRFRFPGRTLLTAMIDLPFAISPVVAGLMFVLLFGDLGYFGPWLKQNGIQILFSTPGLILATTFVTLPFVARELIPLMEAIGPDEELAALSLGANSWQIFWRVTIPNIRWALLYGIILCNARAMGEYGAVYVVSGRIDGATNTMPLQVGTLFDGLNTPGAFALASVLTMLAAVTLVIKVGVERLARQQVQEAKAKQTAQIKE
- a CDS encoding sulfate/molybdate ABC transporter ATP-binding protein, which produces MSIAALDVCKRFGAYNALDHVTVEAPSGELLALLGPSGSGKTTLLRIIAGLEVPDSGSIRYADEEVTNASARDRGVGFVFQHYALFRHMTVFENVAFGLRVRKWPEQKVRNRVMELLELVRLQELAHRYPSQLSGGQKQRIALVRSLAPQPKVLLLDEPFGALDAKVRLELRGWLRRFHDELHVTSIFVTHDQEEAFEVADRIVIMNRGRVEQSGTPAEVFEHPANAFVMDFLGNVNIFPSHLFGEAHPALASSNGNGSHRDSGSLQLYVRPHELSIHRGPVNGGSLPARIVHINPAGSVVKVRLVAESFGLVVNVDVERDRFVELGLMTGENVHISPRKVRAFTPDYAI